A single region of the Streptomyces sp. NBC_01803 genome encodes:
- a CDS encoding BRO family protein — MTIVTQPPPIEQSGPGIDALQLFDISGEQIRFGITDDGTAYAVAADFAKTLDYSTTQKALQIVDADEKGREYVSTWVPQEVNHAGQSVGEWQKRKQWVIFEDGLWELIFRSTLPGAKAIKKQVKAILREIRETGRYQAAAVPQTFAEALELAAAQQRELEAAQAQVAALEPKAAKYDRLLDADGLVGMTAIADMLDVYVGDLTDWLVEQGLFRKQVSEGQSGPKTRNMPRREWQRSGHFEVIPERRGRAKFPVAYATSTGLDLVITKWSAR; from the coding sequence ATGACCATCGTGACACAGCCACCTCCCATCGAGCAGTCCGGACCGGGTATCGACGCCCTTCAGCTCTTCGACATCTCCGGAGAGCAGATCAGATTCGGCATCACCGACGACGGCACCGCCTACGCCGTGGCCGCCGACTTCGCCAAGACCCTCGACTACTCCACGACCCAGAAAGCCCTACAGATCGTCGACGCCGACGAGAAGGGGCGGGAGTACGTCTCTACCTGGGTACCCCAGGAGGTTAACCACGCAGGTCAGAGCGTTGGCGAATGGCAGAAGCGCAAGCAGTGGGTCATCTTCGAGGACGGCCTGTGGGAGCTGATCTTCCGCAGCACCCTCCCCGGCGCCAAGGCCATCAAGAAGCAGGTCAAGGCGATCCTCCGCGAGATCCGCGAGACCGGCCGCTACCAGGCCGCAGCGGTACCCCAGACCTTCGCTGAGGCGCTGGAACTCGCCGCCGCCCAGCAGCGCGAACTCGAAGCCGCCCAAGCGCAGGTCGCTGCCCTGGAACCCAAGGCCGCCAAGTACGACCGGCTCCTCGACGCCGACGGCCTCGTCGGGATGACCGCCATCGCCGACATGCTCGACGTCTACGTCGGGGACCTCACCGACTGGCTTGTCGAGCAGGGCCTGTTCCGCAAACAGGTCTCCGAGGGCCAGTCCGGGCCCAAGACCCGCAACATGCCCCGCCGTGAATGGCAGCGCTCCGGCCACTTCGAGGTCATCCCCGAACGGCGCGGACGGGCGAAGTTCCCCGTCGCCTACGCCACCAGCACCGGCCTGGACCTGGTCATCACGAAGTGGAGCGCCCGATGA
- a CDS encoding DEAD/DEAH box helicase, with protein MSVTTAEALLPLDEPTTTFADLGLPQNVVRKLAENGVTSPFPIQAATIPDALAGMDILGRGRTGSGKTLSFGLPLLTRLTGRRTTPKRPRAIILTPTRELAMQVSDALEPYGDVLGLRLKVVCGGTSMGNQIYALERGVDILVATPGRLRDLIGRRACSLEDVEVAVLDEADQMADLGFLPEVTELLDQVPPGGQRMLFSATLEHEIDTLVKRYLVDPVSHEVDAAQGAVTTMTHHVLIVKPRDKAPLTAAIAAREGTRAIVFVRTQLGADRVAAQLREAGIRADALHGGMTQGARTRTLSEFKDGRVAVLVATDVAARGIHVDNVDLVLNVDPAADHKDYLHRSGRTARAGRSGTVVSLALPHQRRTIFRLMEDAGVDAGRHIIGRGDLFDDDIAEVIGARSLTEVQAEAAMGAVRHAEREVARLTRELERAAARSEELREEAERLTARAARERGDDPAEAIAAAAEARQLALAEDDREARRIEKAAARAEAARQDQREERGDRGDRGGFRNGDRDRRPQGGGFRRDDRRGGGSGSGGGSGFRRDDRRGGGSGSGGGSSFRRDDRRDDRRPSGGFRRDDRPATGGYDRRDDRPATGGYDRRDDRPAAGFDRRADKPRWKRDS; from the coding sequence ATGTCCGTAACGACTGCTGAAGCACTACTCCCGCTCGACGAGCCCACCACCACCTTCGCCGACCTGGGCCTGCCCCAGAACGTGGTCCGCAAGCTGGCCGAGAACGGCGTCACCTCGCCGTTCCCGATCCAGGCCGCGACCATCCCCGACGCGCTCGCCGGCATGGACATCCTCGGCCGTGGCCGCACCGGCTCCGGCAAGACCCTGAGCTTCGGTCTGCCCCTGCTGACCCGGCTCACCGGCCGCCGCACCACCCCCAAGCGCCCGCGCGCCATCATCCTCACACCGACCCGCGAGCTGGCCATGCAGGTCTCCGACGCGCTGGAGCCGTACGGCGACGTGCTCGGGCTGCGGCTGAAGGTCGTCTGCGGCGGCACCTCCATGGGCAACCAGATCTACGCCCTGGAGCGCGGCGTCGACATCCTCGTCGCCACCCCCGGCCGTCTGCGCGACCTCATCGGTCGCCGGGCGTGCTCGCTGGAGGACGTCGAGGTGGCGGTGCTGGACGAGGCCGACCAGATGGCCGACCTCGGCTTCCTGCCCGAGGTCACCGAGCTGCTGGACCAGGTGCCGCCGGGCGGGCAGCGGATGCTGTTCTCGGCGACGCTGGAGCACGAGATCGACACGCTCGTCAAGCGCTACCTGGTGGACCCGGTCAGCCACGAGGTCGACGCGGCCCAGGGCGCGGTCACCACGATGACCCACCACGTGCTGATCGTGAAGCCGCGCGACAAGGCACCGCTGACGGCTGCCATCGCCGCTCGCGAGGGCACCCGCGCGATCGTCTTCGTGCGCACCCAGCTCGGCGCCGACCGCGTCGCGGCGCAGCTCCGCGAGGCGGGCATCCGCGCGGACGCGCTGCACGGCGGCATGACGCAGGGCGCCCGCACGCGCACGCTGTCGGAGTTCAAGGACGGCCGCGTCGCCGTCCTGGTCGCCACCGACGTCGCGGCGCGCGGCATCCACGTGGACAACGTCGACCTGGTGCTGAACGTCGACCCGGCCGCCGACCACAAGGACTACCTGCACCGCTCCGGCCGCACGGCGCGGGCCGGGCGTTCGGGCACGGTCGTCTCGCTGGCGCTCCCGCACCAGCGGCGGACGATCTTCCGGCTGATGGAGGACGCGGGCGTGGACGCCGGGCGCCACATCATCGGCCGGGGCGATCTCTTCGACGACGACATCGCCGAGGTCATCGGCGCCCGTTCGCTGACCGAGGTGCAGGCCGAGGCGGCGATGGGCGCGGTGCGGCACGCCGAGCGCGAGGTGGCCAGGCTCACGCGCGAGCTGGAGCGGGCCGCGGCGCGGTCGGAGGAGCTGCGCGAGGAGGCCGAGCGCCTGACCGCGCGCGCGGCGCGCGAGCGCGGCGACGACCCGGCCGAGGCGATCGCGGCGGCGGCCGAGGCGCGGCAGCTCGCGCTGGCCGAGGACGACCGCGAGGCGCGCCGGATCGAGAAGGCGGCGGCCCGCGCCGAGGCGGCCCGCCAGGACCAGCGTGAGGAGCGCGGCGACCGGGGCGACCGGGGCGGATTCCGCAACGGTGACCGTGACCGTCGTCCGCAGGGCGGCGGCTTCCGCCGGGACGACCGGCGTGGTGGCGGCAGCGGCAGCGGCGGCGGCTCCGGGTTCCGTCGTGACGACCGGCGTGGTGGCGGCAGTGGCAGCGGCGGCGGCTCGTCGTTCCGCCGTGACGACCGCCGTGACGACCGCCGTCCGAGCGGCGGCTTCCGCCGGGACGACCGCCCGGCCACCGGCGGTTACGACCGCCGGGACGACCGCCCGGCCACCGGCGGTTACGACCGCCGGGACGACCGTCCGGCCGCCGGCTTCGACCGGCGCGCCGACAAGCCCCGCTGGAAGCGCGACAGCTGA
- a CDS encoding site-specific integrase — protein MKGSTYRRCYCRGEDGRPLGKTCPQLTSKRHGTWAVRQELPPREDGGRRSFSRSGYTSAAKAQEVLDQVRALLALPDHDDLEALTRLGDRLEEVSKDKKAPLPDPSETRRRLRRGQKLTSTMTVADLLEEWLEAKRKAERRKTTLNGYASHVRVHLIPGIGDVRLDRLTVGHCQAMFDAIDDRNDVIAAENRARREQAARCKWTKKKGRPPAAERAKLDAEREQLAGMPPFRKLTGPATKQAIRRTLRTALNYAIGREYYTSNNPARFVELATARRPKGLLWTAERVERWRETGEKPSPVMVWTPVQLGAFLDAAEDEPLYACFHLIAYHGLRRGEAVGQEWGDIDFQRKVLTVAKEITVDGWTPYESAPKTDGSAGAVRIDSGTVAVLQAHRLRQQAQREKRLEAGLPWTDTGKVFTAEDGAWLHPETVSDEFRRIVAEEDLPPINLRDLRHGAAALVKAGGGDLHDAKEKLRHSSITLTSDTYMALFEEATEELTEKAAAVVPRARRAPAGTGAHASLTQEPGNS, from the coding sequence ATGAAGGGTTCGACGTACAGGCGCTGTTACTGCCGCGGTGAGGATGGCAGGCCGCTGGGTAAGACGTGCCCGCAGCTGACGAGCAAGCGGCACGGCACGTGGGCGGTCCGGCAGGAGCTGCCGCCGCGTGAGGACGGCGGCCGCCGCTCGTTCTCCCGCTCCGGCTACACGTCGGCGGCCAAGGCCCAGGAAGTGCTCGACCAAGTCCGGGCGCTCCTGGCTCTGCCCGATCACGACGACCTTGAGGCGCTGACCCGGCTCGGTGACCGTCTTGAAGAGGTCAGCAAGGACAAGAAGGCACCCCTGCCGGACCCCTCGGAAACACGCCGCCGACTGCGCCGCGGGCAGAAGCTCACCTCCACCATGACCGTGGCGGATCTGCTGGAGGAATGGCTGGAGGCGAAACGCAAGGCCGAGCGCCGGAAGACGACCCTCAACGGCTACGCCAGCCATGTGCGGGTCCACCTGATCCCGGGCATCGGCGACGTGCGCCTGGACCGGCTCACCGTCGGGCACTGCCAGGCGATGTTCGACGCGATCGACGACCGCAACGACGTCATAGCCGCCGAGAACCGGGCCCGCCGGGAGCAGGCCGCGCGCTGCAAGTGGACCAAGAAGAAGGGCCGTCCGCCGGCCGCTGAGCGGGCGAAGCTGGACGCCGAGCGGGAGCAGCTGGCGGGGATGCCGCCGTTCCGCAAGCTGACCGGGCCGGCGACCAAGCAGGCCATACGGCGCACGCTCCGCACGGCGCTGAACTACGCCATCGGACGCGAGTACTACACGTCGAACAATCCTGCCCGGTTCGTTGAACTGGCCACCGCGCGCCGCCCGAAGGGCCTTCTGTGGACCGCCGAACGGGTCGAGCGCTGGCGGGAGACCGGCGAGAAGCCGAGCCCGGTGATGGTGTGGACCCCGGTACAGCTCGGCGCGTTCCTGGACGCCGCCGAGGATGAGCCGCTGTACGCCTGCTTCCACCTGATCGCCTATCACGGCCTGCGGCGCGGCGAGGCCGTCGGACAGGAGTGGGGGGACATCGACTTCCAGCGCAAGGTGCTGACCGTCGCGAAGGAGATCACCGTCGACGGGTGGACGCCGTATGAGTCCGCACCAAAGACGGACGGCTCGGCCGGCGCCGTGCGCATCGACAGCGGCACCGTGGCGGTGCTCCAGGCGCACCGGCTGCGGCAGCAGGCACAGCGGGAGAAGCGCCTGGAGGCGGGCCTGCCGTGGACGGACACGGGCAAGGTCTTCACGGCCGAGGATGGCGCCTGGCTGCACCCGGAGACGGTCAGTGACGAGTTCCGCCGGATCGTTGCGGAGGAGGATCTGCCGCCGATCAACCTGAGGGACCTGCGGCACGGGGCTGCGGCGCTCGTGAAGGCGGGCGGAGGCGATCTGCACGACGCGAAGGAGAAGCTCCGGCACTCCTCGATCACGCTGACGTCGGACACCTACATGGCGCTGTTCGAGGAGGCGACGGAGGAGCTGACGGAGAAGGCGGCGGCGGTGGTTCCACGGGCCAGGAGGGCGCCCGCTGGGACCGGCGCTCACGCATCGCTCACGCAGGAGCCCGGAAACAGCTGA
- a CDS encoding DNA-binding protein yields MTRLDSATDVAARDRITSTAQQPSDTVLTIGDLCRQPPLMPLWPDFGRGVLRLAESTTYKLLAEGRLPVEPVQVARKHYVRTAHVFAFLGLAEITENDDSAGVEPAPSVERNTTPTGK; encoded by the coding sequence GTGACCCGGCTCGATAGCGCCACCGACGTGGCCGCCCGCGACCGCATTACCTCCACGGCTCAGCAGCCCAGCGACACGGTCCTGACCATCGGCGACCTGTGCCGGCAGCCGCCGCTCATGCCGCTGTGGCCCGACTTCGGGCGTGGCGTCCTCCGACTCGCCGAATCCACGACCTACAAGCTCCTTGCCGAGGGGCGCCTGCCCGTCGAGCCCGTCCAGGTTGCCCGGAAGCACTACGTGCGCACCGCGCACGTCTTCGCCTTCCTCGGGCTGGCCGAGATCACCGAAAACGACGACAGCGCCGGGGTCGAGCCGGCGCCGTCTGTCGAGCGCAACACCACACCTACCGGTAAGTAG
- a CDS encoding helix-turn-helix domain-containing protein, with the protein MLQPQSALRLAEIRAAVSNGEARRLRVAADLSIGEVARACGVDQSTVWRWEKGTRRPCGHGALQYAKLIAELRRQILATRQESA; encoded by the coding sequence ATGCTTCAACCACAATCAGCCTTGCGGCTCGCCGAGATCCGCGCCGCCGTGAGCAACGGCGAAGCGCGGCGGCTGCGAGTCGCCGCAGATCTGTCCATCGGAGAGGTCGCTCGCGCCTGTGGGGTCGATCAGTCCACCGTCTGGCGGTGGGAGAAGGGAACGAGACGCCCCTGCGGGCACGGTGCTCTGCAGTACGCCAAGCTCATCGCCGAGCTGCGCAGACAGATCCTGGCTACCCGGCAGGAGTCGGCGTGA